The following proteins are co-located in the Cutaneotrichosporon cavernicola HIS019 DNA, chromosome: 3 genome:
- a CDS encoding uncharacterized protein (Mitochondrial K+-H+ exchange-related) — translation MSKASRPFRILALPLVRIPHGPLRTTGRAAAANALSKPAPVYAKPEPDQAGIGKKLSPGAVEPMVGEAPLMLYHVQQPEVPETEGKPPIYQRVLDRAADEWNKLGHKPHKSWMYWFHERGEKLMDRINYEEWALKAVHEGRGVKVANPKKGDAQQMIEIPLLRPTLPGLGVPPLLPKLHRNLLHAIPYHRKSMIRCVLLSPLTWPFAIIPIIPNFPMFYVLWRAWSHYKAWRGATYLESLLKLGMITEKPSDILNDIYSAKQPLIEGEVASGKGEAQVAETTENKEETETEPAPYPDMMIRTEQLPALEKAFAMREQECIDIERAIGQASHRALEAQKVLGLQEEGKKERA, via the exons ATGTCGAAAGCGTCGCGGCCGTTCCGCATCCTCGCACTGCCACTCGTGCGCATACCTCATGGTCCGCTGCGCACGACtgggcgcgccgccgcagccaaTGCGCTCTCCAAACCAGCACCAGTGTATGCCAAACCAGAGCCCGATCAGGCTGGTATCGGCAAGAAGCTGTCCCCCGGAGCCGTCGAGCCCATGGTTGGCGAGGCGCCGCTCATGCTCTACCACGTACAGCAGCCAGAAGTTCCCGAGACAGAAGGCAAGCCGCCAATTTACCAGCGCGTATTGGACAGGGCGGCAGACGAGTGGAACAAGCTCGGACACAAGCCGCACAAGTCGTGGATGTATTGGTTCCACGAGCGAGGCGAGAAGCTCATGGACCGCATCAATTACGAGGAATGGGCGCTCAAGGCTGTTCATGAGGGCCGGGGGGTCAAGGTTGCCAATCCCAAGAAGGGCGATGCACAGCAGATGATCGAG ATCCCCCTCCTGCGGCCGACACTCCCTGGACTTGGCGTACCTCCCTTGCTGCCAAAGTTGCATCGAAACCTGCTGCACGCGATCCCGTACCACCGCAAGAGCATGATCCGTTGTGTGCTTCT CTCGCCCCTCACATGGCCGTTTGCCATCATCCCCATCATCCCCAACTTTCCCATGTTCTACGTCCTGTGGCGCGCGTGGAGTCATTACAAGGCATGGCGGGGCGCGACGTACCTCGAATCCCTTCTCAAGCTGGGCATGATCACCGAGAAGCCTAGCGACATATTGAACGACATTTACTCCGCCAAGCAGCCCCTtatcgagggcgaggtggcaAGCGGGAAGGGCGAGGCTCAAGTGGCCGAGACTACAGAGAACAAGGAGGAAACCGAAACCGAACCCGCACCGTATCCCGACATGATGATTCGCACCGAGCAGTTGCCGGCACTCGAGAAGGCGTTCGCCATGCGCGAGCAGGAGTGTATCGACATTGAGCGGGCTATCGGCCAGGCGTCGcatcgcgcgctcgaggctcAAAAGGTCCTTGGActgcaggaggaggggaagaaggagcggGCGTAG
- the rpl36 gene encoding uncharacterized protein (Belongs to the eukaryotic ribosomal protein eL36 family): protein MAETCAHRRPRSPQPSKIDEMAPTTRSNLRIGLNKGYPTTVIPKAVKPSHKKGIKTEKKLFVKSIIREVAGFSPYEKRVMELLRNSKDKKAKKLTKKRLGTLLRSKRKVEELSSIIQEQRRAAGH from the exons ATGGCGGAA ACTTGTGCTCaccgtcgacctcgctctcctcaacCCTCAAAAATC GACGAAATGGCGCCCACCACCCGCTCGAACCTCCGCATCGGCCTCAACAAGGGCTACCCCACCACCGTCATCCCCAAGGCGGTGAAGCCCTCGCACAAGAAGGGGATCAAGAC CGAGAAGAAGCTCTTCGTCAAGTCGATCAtccgcgaggtcgccggCTTCTCGCCCTACGAGAAGCGCGTCATGGAGCTGCTGCGTAACtccaaggacaagaaggccaagaagctCACCAAGAAGCGC ctcggcaccctcctccgctccaagcgcaaggttgaggagctcTCCTCGATCATCCAGGAGCAGCGCCGCGCTGCGGGCCACTAA
- a CDS encoding uncharacterized protein (phospholipase Carboxylesterase) — translation MSETTLNLKPATVTTAGPRPAPKASDLAPLQFEYTPSRDGSDANLLIMFHGMGDTKAAFAGLGRQLNLPATAVLSLQAPLAIPLMDPPAWTWFNAFDPLFNPLPNPDPSPTLPPLRALLSKLVTLGWALEDIHLFGWQQGGTMALELALSVGRESLTVSNEVNGKRLGSVVSVCGKLESFPSAPVHAATPVLWFTRSTGAAAQKMETTLRRAFTTLEVE, via the exons ATGTCCGAAACGActctcaacctcaagcCCGCGACGGTGACGACGGCAGGTCCCCGGCCAGCTCCCAAAGCGTCCGACCTCGCCCCATTGCAGTTCGAGTACACCCCGAGCCGGGATGGAAGCgacgccaacctcctcatcatGTTTCACGGGATGGGAGATACCAAGGCCGCGTTTGCTGGTCTCGGGCGccagctcaacctccccgCCACAGCCGTGTTGAGTCTCCAGGCTCCACTTGC TATCCCGCTCATGGACCCGCCAGCGTGGACGTGGTTCAACGCCTTTGATCCACTCTTCAACCCGCTCCCGAACCCCGACCCATCGCCGACGCTGCCACCACtccgcgcgctcctctccAAGCTCGTGACGCTAGGTTGggccctcgaggacatTCACCTCTTCGGGTGGCAGCAGGGCGGCACGATggccctcgagctcgcgctctccGTCGGGCGTGAGAGTTTGACCGTCTCAAACGAGGTCAATGGGAAGCGCCTCGGCTCGGTCGTGAGCGTGTGTGGCAAGCTCGAGTCGTTCCCTTCCGCCCCAGTGCATGCCGCAACACCTGTGCTGTGGTTCACCCGCTCGACTGGTGCCGCGGCACAGAAGATGGAAACGACGCTGCGTCGAGCCTTCACcacgctcgaggtt GAGTAg
- a CDS encoding uncharacterized protein (Ribosomal RNA-processing protein 7 (RRP7)) encodes MPRPSLGTPKSKAKGTPKATPKATPKATPKTSKLAAKPKSKTKTKLYSNFLPIPLSLPSTHWIYVRPHTTKSTDDAQVERTARTLFAANMPVDASERDLRALFSRWGVVEAVEERESSIDVLGDAVAGLPESDDEDEDEDEDKPEAEAEADADAWTFVGTAQAARKRRRKAVLPASVPDVVALESVPSLGLSGSRSIRVVFTDQVSVSRAMAHSGPIALTLQGKGLSWYEARYATLRPSLASVRAHADSAMARYDHLHSLLLASRAKAHGAGALVDEDGFTVVVRGGRYGRTAGRDAAGVAVASRAGAAAAAQKKRGRGAGELKDFYKFQSMDRKRKELADMRARFDDDRRKVDELKRQRRFKPY; translated from the exons ATGCCGCGCCCATCTCTCGGCACACCCAAGTCCAAAGCCAAGGGAACACCAAAAGCTACTCCCAAAGCCACTCCCAAGGCCACTCCCAAGACATCAAAGTTGGCGGCCAAGCCCAAGTCCAAGACCAAGACCAAACTGTACTCCAACTTCCTCCCTatccccctctcccttccctcgaCGCACTGGATCTACGTGCGCCCTCACACCACCAAGTCGACCGATGACGCCCAAGTCGAACGCACGGCGCGAACTCTATTCGCCGCCAACATGCCGGTAGACGCCTCGGAACGCGACCTCCGCGCCCTCTTCTCGCGGTggggcgtcgtcgaggcggtaGAGGAGAGGGAATCCTCGATCGACGTGTTGGGAGATGCGGTAGCGGGATTACCGGAGTCTGAtgatgaagacgaggatgaagatgaggacaagccagaggcagaggcagaggcagaTGCAGACGCATGGACGTTTGTCGGTACAGCCCAGGCGGCGCGTAAGCGGCGGCGTAAGGCTGTTCTTCCGGCCAGCGTGCCCGATGTGGTTGCCCTCGAATCCGTCCCTTCGTTGGGACTGAGCGGGTCGCGCTCCATCCGCGTCGTCTTTACCGATCAAGTCTCGGTTTCGCGGGCTATGGCTCATTCCGGTCCTATTGCTCTTACTCTCCAGGGCAAGGGATTGAGCTGGTACGAGGCGCGGTACGCCACTCTCCGCCCCTCGCTCGCCAGTGTACGCGCACACGCCGACTCGGCAATGGCGCGATACGACCATCTCCattccctcctcctcgcatCGAGGGCCAAGGCCCACGGCGCCGGTGCGCTGGTCGACGAAGATGGGTTTACGGTTGTCGTCCGTGGTGGGCGGTATGGCCGTACTGCTGGACGAGATGCTGCTGGTGTCGCTGTTGCTTCTCGCGCTGGagctgcggcggccgcgcagaAGAAGCGCGGAAGGGGGGCGGGAGAGCTCAAGGATTTCTACAAGTTCCAGAGCATGGATCGGAAGCGCAAAG AACTCGCCGATATGCGGGCGCgcttcgacgacgaccgtcgcaaggtcgacgaaCTGaagcggcagcggcgcTTCAAGCCGTACTAG
- the RPC11 gene encoding uncharacterized protein (DNA-dependent RNA polymerase catalyzes the transcription of DNA into RNA using the four ribonucleoside triphosphates as substrates) — MLFCPYCSNNLTIGDGDDGPDKCWICPTCPYKWVITQQISMRTHLQRKEVDDVMGGAEAWARVDQADADCPKCQECHRAYFRQLQIRSADEPMTTFYKCIDCGHQWREN, encoded by the exons ATGCTCTTCTGCCCTTACTGCAGCAACAACTTGACGATCGGTGACGGCGATGATGGACCGGACAAGTGCTG gaTCTGCCCGACGTGTCCCTACAAGTGGGTGATTACGCAGCAGATTAGCATGCGCACCCATCtgcagcgcaaggaggtcgacgacgttATGGGCGGTGCCGAAGCATGGGCTAGGGTCGACCAGGCTGATG CCGACTGCCCAAAGTGCCAGGAGTGCCACCGCGCCTACTTCCGCCAGTTGCAGATCCGCTccgccgacgagccgaTGACCACCTTTTA CAAGTGCATCGACTGCGGACACCAGTGGCGCGAGAACTAG